The Flavobacterium sp. K5-23 genome segment ATGCCTTCAAAATAAAGTAATTTTACTGTAAATATATTTAAAAGCCATTCATATAACTTGTGAATGGCTTTTTGTTTATAAATTTTAACAATTTCATTTTGGAATTCTCTTTTTAATTCATGTTAAATTTCTTAGATTTGGTAAATTATTATTTAATAAGATTTATTTCCAAATTATATTATGTCAAAAACAGCAACAATAGAAATTGATGGTAAGAGATACGAGTTTCCTGTAATAGTAGGAAGCGAAAATGAAGTGGCTATCGATATTAACAAATTAAGAGATTTATCGGGTGTAATTACCCTAGATCCAGGTTACAAAAACTCAGGTTCATGTACAAGTGATATCACTTTTTTAGATGGTGAACTTGGAATCTTGCGTTATAGAGGATATTCAATAGAAGATTTAGCTGACAAAGCTGACTTTTTAGAAGTTTCTTATCTTTTAATCTTTGGGGAATTGCCTACTAAAGTTCAGTTAGAGCAATTTGAAAATGATATTAGAAAACATACATTAGTTAACGAAGAGATGAAAAACATCATAGATGGTTTTCCTAGAACAGCACATCCTATGGGTGTTTTGGCTGCTTTGACTAGTGCTTTAACTGCATTTAACCCTAAATCAGTAAATGTTGACAATGATAAAGAGATGTACCACGCTGTTTGTAAAACGATGGGTAAGTTTCTAGTAATTGCAACTTGGACTTATAGAAAAAATATGGGTTATCCTTTGAATTATTATGATAATACAAAAGGGTATGTTGAGAATTTTATGCGTTTAATGTTTGAATTACCTACTGAGCCTTTTATGGCTAATCCAGTGATAACAGATGCATTAGATAAATTATTCATTCTTCATGCTGATCACGAGCAAAATTGTTCTACTTCAACGGTAAGAATGGTGGGTTCTTCTCACGCAGGTTTATTTGCTTCAATTTCTGCAGGTGTTTCTGCTCTTTGGGGTCCATTACACGGTGGTGCTAATCAAGCAGTACTTGAGATGTTAGAAGAAATTCATCAAAATGGTGGGGATGCTGACAAATATATGGCAAAAGCCAAAGATAAAAATGATCCTTTCCGTTTAATGGGATTTGGTCACAGAGTCTATAAAAACTTCGATCCAAGAGCAAAAATAATCAAAAAAGCTGCAGATGAAGTGTTAGCAACTCTAGGGGTTAATGATCCTATTTTAGCTATTGCTAAAAAACTGGAAGAGGCTGCTTTAGTAGATGAGTATTTTGTATCTAGAAAATTATATCCAAATGTAGATTTCTATTCTGGAATTATTTATCGTGCTTTAGGTATTCCTACTGATATGTTTACCGTATTGTTTGCGATAGGACGTTTACCAGGTTGGATTGCACAATGGAAAGAAATGCGTGAAAACAAAGAGCCTATTGGAAGACCTAGACAAGTTTATACAGGACCAACCTTAAGGGACTTCGAGTCAATTGATAAAAGATAAAAATATTTTTAAAAGCTTCACTTAAACGTGAAGCTTTTTTTATCTTTGATAAAAAAGGAAATTAAACACACTAAAATGAAATCCTTTTTTATTAGATTGAAAACCATAGAATTTTATTAATATTGAAATGAATTAGGATAACATTCATTTGCTCCTTATTAAATATCTTTGTGGTTTAATAAATACTCTAAATATAGATTGTGAAATAATAAACTTTGCTTCAGGTTTAAAGTTTTGGTTGTTAAAACTGAATCTTTAAACCTGAAATTTTAAACTTAAAAGATATGAAACAAACAACAAATTCCATACTAATGATTCGCCCGGTTGCGTTTCGTATGAATGAACAGACAGCTGTAAATAATTATTAC includes the following:
- a CDS encoding citrate synthase gives rise to the protein MSKTATIEIDGKRYEFPVIVGSENEVAIDINKLRDLSGVITLDPGYKNSGSCTSDITFLDGELGILRYRGYSIEDLADKADFLEVSYLLIFGELPTKVQLEQFENDIRKHTLVNEEMKNIIDGFPRTAHPMGVLAALTSALTAFNPKSVNVDNDKEMYHAVCKTMGKFLVIATWTYRKNMGYPLNYYDNTKGYVENFMRLMFELPTEPFMANPVITDALDKLFILHADHEQNCSTSTVRMVGSSHAGLFASISAGVSALWGPLHGGANQAVLEMLEEIHQNGGDADKYMAKAKDKNDPFRLMGFGHRVYKNFDPRAKIIKKAADEVLATLGVNDPILAIAKKLEEAALVDEYFVSRKLYPNVDFYSGIIYRALGIPTDMFTVLFAIGRLPGWIAQWKEMRENKEPIGRPRQVYTGPTLRDFESIDKR